The Takifugu rubripes chromosome 16, fTakRub1.2, whole genome shotgun sequence genome contains the following window.
aattgttcgttggttgcactgtgcacggtgtgttgtattcactttacttaatattgaacacttggtgtgttgtattcactttactttaAATTGAAcgcttggtgtgttgtattcactttacttaaaatttgaacacttgggacattctagtcacctgataacaacagtgcgAAACatcccatattaaacaaatacagggcttcgccgtcTATTaccattagcatggcctcacggTCTTTGTCAGATAGCCAGgggaagctagctgctgcggagccgcctagcgtagctacagctagcggtcccccggcagcagccgagcaaccggctagccagggcggctgggtgacggttcgtaggaagcgtagcccaaaacaaaggcccacggtgcaccaccacccgcttcccgtggctaaccgcttttccccactcggcgacacacacgctgagaaaccgaccctggtaattggtgactctgttttgcgctacgtgaagccgactccagcgaccatagtcaagtgcattccgggggccagagcgggcgacatagaagcaaatttatggctgctggcgagacgtaaacgtaaatttggtaaagttattattcacgtcggagccaacgacaccttcgtcagtcggaggtcaccaaaattaacagagttggtgtgcaactacgcaaaaacgatgtcggactccgtagcattctctggtcccctccccaatctggccagcgaggagatgtttagccgcatgtcgtcgctggctgtcacggtggtgccccgaaaaccaggtggcctttatagacaattggagcactttttggggaaaacctggtctgattaggagaggcggtgcttctctcatttctagtaatttggctaattttattagacccaaagtgacctgacaatccagggtccagaccaggatgcagagttgtagtcttacacacctctctactgcttccatagaaccctcatccaccaacaataacatatttaacactatagaggtagtctctgttccatgattaaaagttcaccaggcacagagcaggggagcggtcaatcgccataatcttattaaaattaatactaaagcacaagttggagaaactaatatcacaattaagtgtggactgttaaatattagatctcttttgtgtaaatccctgttagtgcacgacctgatggcggatcatcacattgatttattttgtcttactgagacctggcttcaggaggaggagtatgttagcttaaatgaatctactcctcctacccatcttaattatcatattcctcgtgttactggtcgaggagggggagtggcagcaatctgtcactccaagttattaattaatcctagaccaaaatatggctccagtttatttgaaagcctgactcttggcatcacccatctgaactggaaggcagaaaagccacttctgtttgtagtggTATACATTATTGTATACAATTGTatacattcagagttcctgtctgagttctctgatgaGTTCTCAGTGAGGTTAGTTGGTTCCTTTATGCTTGTGTCAACATCTTGCTTCGGGCATGGCCCACCTCCTTTGGCCTTCTGCACATCCTCGTCCTCTTGTCCTGTTTTCCCATGTTTCAATTTATGTCCCTCAGTGACTTTGGTTAAATTCAGTACAACTGAGGTTGCAGGAAGTGTAGTGTTCAGTATTGAGGAATTAAAATAACTATCCGGAGACTTCTCTGTGCCTCAGTCCATGcgcttcttttttattattattattttcttccccttctcttctcatcacacacacatgcctgcagCGACCACCAGGTTCACACCTGGATTAtagcacaacacaacaggaagcttTAAGTCAGCCAAACTCGGGTCGAGGGAATGggtcaggaaaaggaaaaactcccctttaacaggaagaaaccttgagcaggaccaggctcatgtaggcgGACCCTCCTTTTGATGGCCGGCTTGGTaaaggaaggggagaggagaggagaggagaggagaggagaggagaggagaggaggggagaggggaggcgAGGCACAGAGCATGGAGGGGATGGAGGGGATTTTGGACCCTGGTTCGAAGGACCAAGTTTCTTAAGTAAATTCTCTGCCAATAATAATTCACCGATtacaaaagcagagaaagttTATTCACTTATTCACAGCGAGGAGACAAATCACATGTCCTCGCAGGTACTCTGAGAGTGACGGGCGAAGCTGAGCTTTTTATTCTGTTCTATGCTGGCAACCTCCCCTTGCCAGGAACTAGCAGATGACCTTGGACTGACGATTCTAATGTTTTATCTCAACATTCTGGAGCATTCCAGCATTATTCAAACAGCTCAGAGCATACATGTATCTCTTCAGCTGTCTTGTGGGGCTCATTATCTTCCACCAAAGAAGTGTGCAGCATGACCCACTCCTCGTTGGCCCTTTGTTCTTCATTCTGCAGAATTCTTTTACATTATAAAAAACACCAAACACTTAATTTTTCcaaaagtgtgtgtctgtgtgtatagGGAGTGCTTCCAGCTGTGTTAGGAAACAGAGTCTCTGCTCCGGAACTCCAGGGAGCATCATGGCTGAAGCATCCTTGTACTGAAATTGATGAAACAGCAACACATCAGGTCACCTTTGAATGTTCATCTACAGTCTTTCACTCTTAGGACCAACATCACCACATAGTTACAATCAAACTCCAAAATTTTCTCAGATAAATGTTTCATTCCATCAGCGTTGGTGACTTACTGTGTGTGCAGAAGCAGCTGGGCCGCCAAACGGGGGTATGTAGGAAGGACTTCCAGGCTGATAAAGGGACTGTGGAGACACGGGGGATCTGCTGTTACTACTGAATTTGAAAACCACATCAGAGTACCGTATTTTtgcaaccataaggcgcaccatattaaaaggtgcagttacgggtgctatttctgtattcaacacatacataaggcgcaccggatTATAGGGTGAGGGCATAGTAAAACATATCGGTACGCTaatttaaaacatgcatgctagcgtttATTCATGTACTCACGTTATTTTTTGATCAATCCTCATCCACAAAGGCCTCCTTTTCTGTATCCGAAATAAACTAAATTAATccaaaatggcttttgcgaaagtCAACAAGCCGAAAAGCATAATGTGGTGCACTTTATGTGTTGGAACTCAGTGCAAACATAAGGTGCACCGCATTATAAGGCACCctgtccattttggagaaaatttaagacttttaagtgcgccttatggttgtgaaaatatggaacctttgccttttttattttaatgtatgCAAAACTACTTTAAATTTTAAACTTGTGtttaaatttgtgtttgtgaatgatGTCAGAAATCAGTGATGTTACAATAAACtgagtgtgtctgcagcagcacagccatcaTTGATTAGTATGTTGATCAATGAGGGAACTGATGACAGCCCACCTGCCCCTGGTTCCAGCCATGTAGGGATAGAAGAAGCTGTCAACACATGGCGAGTTGCACACAGTCATGAAGGAAGCTGCTCCCTGGTGGGTAGAGTTGTCATTTCCCCGTTCTGAACCGTCTGGAGGTCAGTAAATGTGGTGGCGTGTCCAAGTTCTTCGTCGATCATCATTACTGGACAAATACCAACAACATCAAGTGGAACTGATGAAAGTGTCACCGGAAATGGTTATGTTCTGTTCAAATTTTCGTCAGAATTGTGCTTCATGTGAGAACAAAGCaccagagaggcagacagaaccCTCCTTCACTACTAAAAGCTAATCTCATAATTCTCCTGTGCTGCTTTTGCATACTTTAAGGCTGAATGGACAGTGAGAAGAATAACGTCAACTTGGTCTGCACTTGGACTGTTGGAGATGCTCCTATCCAACAATGCAGAATAAATGCATTTAAGCTGATGCTAATTCATTATATGAATAATACAAGTGCAAGGTTGCTTGCGCATGAACCTGCAAAGCAGAACATCTTTCTCCACACTCTTTCCCTATATTATTTCACTGCTTGTTGTATTGTTTCATAATCAATTGTCCAGATTAAACTGATGGGATTTAATTCAACAAAGTGGAAAGTCTGGTGCAGTCTTTCCTACAAATAAATTTTCAGAGTTTATGCAAGTTTCTGAGTCAATCTGTTCGATCGTAACATCTTAACTTCCTGGTaccgtattgcgtcacttcctgtcttctcaacgttcgttggttgcattgacCACGGGGTGTTGTgtttacttaatattgaacacttggtgtgttgtattcactttacttaatttgaacacttgggaaaTTCtggtcacctgataacaacagtgagaaacaacccatattaaacaaatacagggcttcgccgatttcCATGAAGCGATAATGCAGACGCGTCATTTCCCACTGTCAGGATGGCCGAGCGGTCTAAGGCGCTGCGTTCAAGCTGGGGAACAATAGTCCAAGATTGATGGGGAAGaagggagaaaaggggggaagaaaggggggagaaggaagaggagaaaaagaggagaaaaagaggagaaaaagaggagaaaagagagaaatggggCTTTTGTGCCCATATTTATATATTCCTGGCTGTCTGATGAgaaataagttttttttttttttttgttttttttttggatgaccGCGGGAGGGATTTGAACCGGTGACCTTCGAAACATCAGcatactttaaaaaaacaaaacacttttgATTGTCAAGGagttttatttccctccagaaaatagaaatactttggtaaaaaaaattaacaaacCAATATATattaacagaaaaacaactcttatataaaaatatttaactatttacaacaaaaaatatTCACATACAACTATTTAcaaattatttaaatgtttttttttgcttcttccAGCCACTGCTCCTTTGACAAGTGTTCTGTACTCGGACAGAACACTTTGCCCCGGTACTGGCTGTGGCCGGTTTCAGCGTTACGGAACTCCCCACATTTCTTGCATTTATTTGCACTGACCGTACGGTTGTACGGCCTCTTCCTCTTTGGAAGCTGGGGAAGCTGGGGAAGAGTGGCAGAACCTGGGGTGACGAGGGGACGACCCTGCATAAAGGTCACCGGTACCCATTGATGCACCCCAGCTGGTGAAAGCTGAGGTACCACAAaaggtactggtgctggtgcaggtgctggtggtggggcTATAGCAAAGAGCttcctttttgctctttgcTGTGCCTGGCCTGCCGTACTGTGAGGCAGGTGGTACTGGAGCTCCTCCCGTGCTTGTATGGGCTCTGCAGGGAGCACTCTTGCCTCCTGAAGAGGCTGTGCAGACACTGGGAGGGCTGTAGGCAGGGCTGTGCCCTGCAGCCTCACGGAGAGCTCCAGTCCTTTTTGCCTCCGGTTGTGCCACTGGATGAGGGTGTTCTGGTTCACCTCAACCAGTTGAATGTCTGTGTCCTGCATCACAAGCGCATTGCCAGTGACAAGCTGTCTGATTCGATGGTAGTCTCTCAGAATTAAAGACCACCTCGAATCAGTCTTCTTGCCACGTTTCTTGGGGCTTGGATGCAGGTTGCACAACCGTATGAAAATGTTCTCAACCAGCCGGCAGCAGTCAGGCCACTGGGCAGGAACGCTACTTGCCCCCAGCGTACAGCGGGTGGTGCTCTCCACACCAGGGGTTGTTGAGGGCTTCTTAGGGGTTCTAAATCGGCCGCTCAACAGTCTGCCCTGGTGCCGTGCAGCATAAACCACCTGCTGTTTGTCGTagtcctgcaggttctgccacaGGGAGATGATGGTGTCGgtctgctgctggtttaaaAAGAGGGCTGTCTGCTCCCGAAGCTCCACCAGGTACTCTCCAAGGCTGTCCACATGCTGGTACCCAGGCCTGTTTTTGTCATCAACAACCTGTGCAAATGATTAAACATTTTAGATAAGAATGTAAAGCCTTCACTGACACGGAACATTGACAATATGTTACGTGACTGTATAAACGTAATGTCTTTAAAAATTGTACAGCGCTATACTCATATATTCTAAATAGCATTCTGTCACCTACCACATCTTCATCTGCAGCTACAGATGTAGTAGCTGGAGCGCTGGTATGCAGCACAGATGGGTTGGCAGCCACTGATGACCTGGGTGCTGTGGCGCTTGGAGCTGCCAGTGTAGAAGGCTTGGGAGCTGTGATGGTGGGTGTCCAGGGTGCCGGGGACGAGACAACTGATGTGGTCACAGCGGCAGTAGGAGGTAGAGAGGGCTCAAGGACCTCGACTACTGTCGGATCTTGTGGGAGGTCAGAGAaaccctcatcttcctccacgCTGTCCACCACATCATGCTCTTCAATAAGCTGAGCCGTCTCCTCTGAATCAGGGTGCATATCTTGCAGTGCCTGGCCAGTCTGCCTCAAGAGATACTGCACCCCGATGAGCTCTCCTGAAATAACAATGATTCATtcataaattaataaaatatttgaatatttagtGACATCACTCATGAGCTCACGTGTGCTTACCGGTGTAACGGGAGGGTGGGCAGAACTCCGGTGccaacttcctgctgaacaGCCTCTGGTAATTGCTGTTCACACAGTGAAGCAGGTCACCAGAGTAACTGCGGAGAGCAGATGACCCAGAGGAGAGGGCTGCAGCACCACGGTCCTGGTTCCACCTGTGCAGCCCTTCCAAcaggtaaatttgaaaattgaCACTGTTGGCAGAGGTCCCTGGAAAtgcatggtaaaaaaaaaaaagataaaaatgttaTTGGATTGGTTTAGATTACACAACACACGagtctgtcagacacacacctggaatGAACCGGTTCAGGTGGAGATGAAAAGACTCCAGAGATGTCGAGCCCCTTGCACATCTATAGATGGGAAGAATCACTCCTCCCTTTGAGAGCTCCCCTGTCTTGATGTACAGAGCAACACCTGGCAGATCCTGGATGCACTTTACGTGCTTCTTCTGGACCCTCCAGATGTGCTCCATCCTCTCGCTGTCAAGCAGGGGAACTCCAAGGGAGTCATTGCCTCTGCTTCCCATCAAGGtatgcagcagctcctccaccagctggacGGTGGTCTCCTCCCCACGTGTCCTTCTCCGGCAATGCAGAGTCAGCTCCTCCCTCGACAGATGCTTGTGGATGTCGCCAATAGGGAGAGACAAGCCCTGCGCCCTGAACTGCTGCTCTTTAGCTTCACACAACCGAGCTAAATCAGCAGCATCCCACTCAAATATGCACGCCGATAGACGTGACATAAAAAGTGGATACAGCTGATGAGCATTGGTTGTGCAGCCCATAGCGAGTCGGCGCATAAAGTGCCAGATATCCAGCCTGATGGCAAGTTCTGGCCATCCACTGAATCTGGCACTCAGCTTTGTCTCTCCCAAATCGGCGCAGCATCCACAATCAACATAGAGGAGCACAGGGGGATCCACACCAGCCTCCCGGAATCTTCTCATTAGACCTGCCGCCATCAGGTCCAGGCCTGCTCCCTCTTGAGCGGTCAGCACACTCATGAGTATCTGGCCATACTCATTGCCAACTGAAGTCAGCCAGAGTGCTGTCCCCTTTGCCGTCCCTGCCAACTTCTTTGTGATCTGAAACACATAAAATGTATAGGACCTCCGTGATGATGATTGAGAAAAATGACACTGTGCTAATTGcaattatataataatataatgtcAGCAGAcatttttagaaatatttttagTAACCTTTTTTGtggaatccatttttaaaatggaccCGTACACGGATGTGATCCGGGCCTGGATGTCCTCCATCCTCGTCAGGACGTCCTGGCTGTAAACTGACAGCAGCCACTTACAGCTAGGCACCACCGCAGGTTGTGGAGGCTCAGGGAAGACCATGGGCAGCAGTCCTGGCCGCTGGAGGAAGTCCACACACTCCGTGGTGAACCGTGCCACTCGGTTCAGCCACTCCTCTGTGTGGTTCTCCCTCAGCTGCTTGAGGACGCGAGTCGGACTGTTGCCCAGTCCTCTCTCCCGCAGAAGCCGGATCACCCTTATATCACAAGCGTACCTTGGATATAGATAGAAAACATATCAGTAAGAATATTGTACAAGCTTGTGTGTAAGACATGGCGAGAAAGAAAATACTCACTTTCGTGTAAGGATGACCCTAAATTCTGACCGATGTGCCAGGTCCAGTTGTGTGAGCACAGTCTGGCTCCATGACACATGGGAGGATTTACACTTGTTGCAGATTAAAGTTTCTGCCACCATGTTGTAGGTCCGATCTACATCCAGAACCTGCCGTGCCCTCTTATGCAGGCCCGCACCAGTTAGTTGGTGCAGCCCACAGCCCTGGTTGGGACAGACCACCTTCACCTTCCACAACTTGTATGGCATCCAGACAAGAAGTGGATGGGCGAAAAAGCGGTCTGGACCTGGAGCCTGATTATACACCTCACTGGGCTGAGGTGGGAAGTACCAGAGCTTCAGGTGGTCCTGAAGCTCCAGCTTTCCCTTGGGTCCAGCTCGGAAAAGCCGCTTAGAAATCCATTTATGGTCTTCAACCGGCAAGGTATTTGACCATAAACGGGGCAGCTGATTTCCTGCTGGCGTCCCAAGAGTGGACTCAAGAGGGCAGGAGGCAGCAGTCTatacaaaagacaaaacagaaccaaatcAACAAAACGACAATACAGCCGACCCTGTTAATAACCACATCTCATGCTCTACacaacattaaattaaatctAGTATTACTTACAGACACAGTGGCAGACACTCCTGAAGAAGATGGGGAACTGTGGACAGCAGCTGGTGGAGTCTGTagacaaaaggaaatgaagacaCTCACATTTGTGGCAAACTGATTTACATTATAATTTACATTATAATCACATTGCCATTGAATCTGATGTTTAAGATATTAGCCTGCTGTCATTTTTCACAATTAGAGCAACATTTGCACTTTGATTGCTCTATTATTTCTCTCTGTATTTGTTTTATAGGTTTAAGTTTGCTTGAGTTGTATTTGAGAAGTGGTTTGTGTCATGACTTACTGGGGCAGCGATACTGGCTGGAGGTGGGGTCTGGCTGGTGCTGGCCTGTCCTGTGCCAGCAGAGACTTGGGTCTGTGAAGCAATGCAGTCCATCTAAGTCTCTTCTATTATAGCTGCAAATATTACTATTCCATTTAAACCCTACATACCTTTGTAAACTTCCGCGCCATGCTTAAATTTGGAGTTGCAGCTGCAACATGTCTCCCTCCAAATTTTGACTTGTTGAACTGaatcaaaataaagcaaaagataTCATATATTGTCAAAAGTAAACAAAATGCCAAACCATTATTGtcaatttttaaatgtgaataacTATCCAAATACCATTGCCAGGGTCAAATTTGGGGTCCTTCGGACATTGCTGCCTGCAGGGCTTTGCagcagggcaggagcaggagcaggagcaggagcaggagcaggggcaggagcaggggcaggggcaggggcaggagcaggagcaggggcaggagcaggagcaggagcaggagcaggggcaggagcaggagcaggggcaggagcaggagcaggagcaggagcaggagcaggagcaggggcaggagcaggggcaggagcaggagcttgagagacagctgctgcagctggctgtcCCTTCATGACGGAGCAGAAGCATCATTACTTAACTCATTGCATTAACTGCACTTTACaaataaactaaactgaaacgaactcacgcacacacacacccacccacatgCACACTGTTACCTTCTGTACGTGGAACCCACAGATGCAATTTATCATGTCCCCGAACAAGGATCTTTGTCCATGAGACATCTTTGGGCACTTCTCAATCTGAAAATTATAAATCCTTGGAATTAACATAGGGCCCAATTTTTTATCAGTATTAATAGTATAATTTAATAAGCTACATACCTTTTTATACAAATCAAACCATTTTCTTTGTCGGGGGGCTGGCCTGTTGCCCTCACTTGCAGGCCAGACCCCAGTGCTGGCAAACTGACGAAGGCGAGACATCCACTCTCCGTCTCCCATCGCCTTGTGAGACTtcttttctgctgcctttgatGACATAGACAGACATTATTTAAATGCATGCcatcaaaataaatgtatgagCAGACATTAGGGGTCATGCCCTGAACCCACCGGCATGAGTGTGTGAAGATTTGACGCTTAGATCAGCAGCACATGAGCAACACACTCTACTGTATATAATAATTTATACATACTATAATGTTACTGAACCATTACTGCTAATAAAGTAACGAAACTACAGCGTTGTCAGTAAAGTAAGTGTGAAATAGacttccaccccccacccccatcaaaAAGTCGCTTTCCACTGTAGTAGcagcggtgggggtgggggtgggggtgggggagtacAGGCCACAACGTAATAAAGGAGTAATTACTCCACACCGCTAATATGTCACAAGCGCACACTTTAGCCGATGACTCTACTGTAGTTTTGCAAAAACCCGTGGA
Protein-coding sequences here:
- the LOC115252990 gene encoding uncharacterized protein; protein product: MFNKSKFGGRHVAAATPNLSMARKFTKTQVSAGTGQASTSQTPPPASIAAPTPPAAVHSSPSSSGVSATVSTAASCPLESTLGTPAGNQLPRLWSNTLPVEDHKWISKRLFRAGPKGKLELQDHLKLWYFPPQPSEVYNQAPGPDRFFAHPLLVWMPYKLWKVKVVCPNQGCGLHQLTGAGLHKRARQVLDVDRTYNMVAETLICNKCKSSHVSWSQTVLTQLDLAHRSEFRVILTRKYACDIRVIRLLRERGLGNSPTRVLKQLRENHTEEWLNRVARFTTECVDFLQRPGLLPMVFPEPPQPAVVPSCKWLLSVYSQDVLTRMEDIQARITSVYGSILKMDSTKKITKKLAGTAKGTALWLTSVGNEYGQILMSVLTAQEGAGLDLMAAGLMRRFREAGVDPPVLLYVDCGCCADLGETKLSARFSGWPELAIRLDIWHFMRRLAMGCTTNAHQLYPLFMSRLSACIFEWDAADLARLCEAKEQQFRAQGLSLPIGDIHKHLSREELTLHCRRRTRGEETTVQLVEELLHTLMGSRGNDSLGVPLLDSERMEHIWRVQKKHVKCIQDLPGVALYIKTGELSKGGVILPIYRCARGSTSLESFHLHLNRFIPGTSANSVNFQIYLLEGLHRWNQDRGAAALSSGSSALRSYSGDLLHCVNSNYQRLFSRKLAPEFCPPSRYTGELIGVQYLLRQTGQALQDMHPDSEETAQLIEEHDVVDSVEEDEGFSDLPQDPTVVEVLEPSLPPTAAVTTSVVSSPAPWTPTITAPKPSTLAAPSATAPRSSVAANPSVLHTSAPATTSVAADEDVVVDDKNRPGYQHVDSLGEYLVELREQTALFLNQQQTDTIISLWQNLQDYDKQQVVYAARHQGRLLSGRFRTPKKPSTTPGVESTTRCTLGASSVPAQWPDCCRLVENIFIRLCNLHPSPKKRGKKTDSRWSLILRDYHRIRQLVTGNALVMQDTDIQLVEVNQNTLIQWHNRRQKGLELSVRLQGTALPTALPVSAQPLQEARVLPAEPIQAREELQYHLPHSTAGQAQQRAKRKLFAIAPPPAPAPAPVPFVVPQLSPAGVHQWVPVTFMQGRPLVTPGSATLPQLPQLPKRKRPYNRTVSANKCKKCGEFRNAETGHSQYRGKVFCPSTEHLSKEQWLEEAKKNI